The Leadbettera azotonutricia ZAS-9 genome has a window encoding:
- a CDS encoding radical SAM/SPASM domain-containing protein — translation MKQLSLLIKPASSLCNLRCKYCFYADISSMRHVRSYGIMTEKTAAKLLENLFKDVEDKDALTIAFQGGEPALAGLEWFQDFMGLADAYCENRNAAIQYAFQTNGILLDENWALFFKQHQVLVGLSIDGSLRFHDRNRVDTEGHGTWERLLRAKKLLEDYRVEYNMLCVLTNELADHADKVWRFILQEKIDFIQFIPCLENLGTAGSAIPANQRGNTLKPARFAKFYMQLFTLWRQELQTGHYVSIKFFDDTANWFLKAIPSFCGINGRCHTQYAVEADGSVYPCDFYALDSWNLGNLTESTLSQLFETERNRSFLLEERGTPSVCINCKYLQACHGGCKRMRNTMYYGENGVVCGYKMFLDKCLEALLETVQNHFPQHD, via the coding sequence ATGAAACAGCTTTCCCTGCTTATCAAACCTGCTTCCTCACTGTGCAATTTGCGGTGCAAGTACTGTTTCTATGCGGATATAAGCTCCATGCGGCATGTCAGATCCTACGGGATCATGACTGAAAAAACTGCAGCAAAACTGCTGGAAAACCTGTTCAAAGATGTAGAAGATAAGGATGCGCTGACCATAGCCTTTCAGGGCGGCGAACCGGCCCTTGCGGGCCTTGAGTGGTTTCAGGACTTCATGGGATTGGCGGATGCATACTGTGAAAACCGCAATGCGGCGATACAGTATGCTTTTCAGACCAACGGCATACTTCTTGATGAGAACTGGGCGCTATTTTTTAAGCAGCACCAGGTATTGGTGGGGCTTTCCATAGACGGCAGCCTGCGCTTCCATGACCGGAACCGGGTTGACACGGAGGGGCACGGTACCTGGGAAAGGCTGCTAAGGGCAAAGAAACTGCTGGAAGATTACCGAGTGGAATACAACATGCTCTGCGTACTGACCAATGAGCTTGCCGATCATGCCGACAAGGTTTGGCGTTTCATCCTGCAGGAAAAAATCGACTTTATCCAGTTCATTCCCTGCCTTGAGAATTTGGGAACAGCGGGCTCGGCGATTCCTGCAAACCAGCGCGGGAATACGCTTAAGCCTGCCCGTTTCGCCAAATTTTATATGCAGCTCTTTACCCTCTGGCGTCAGGAACTGCAAACCGGCCATTATGTGAGCATAAAATTCTTTGACGATACAGCCAACTGGTTCCTTAAGGCCATCCCCTCCTTCTGCGGGATAAATGGCAGATGCCATACCCAGTATGCGGTAGAGGCCGATGGCAGCGTATACCCCTGCGACTTCTATGCGCTCGACAGCTGGAACCTGGGAAACCTTACGGAAAGCACTTTGAGCCAACTATTTGAAACCGAAAGGAATAGAAGCTTTTTGCTGGAAGAGCGGGGCACCCCTTCTGTCTGCATCAATTGCAAATACCTGCAAGCCTGTCACGGCGGCTGCAAGCGCATGCGCAACACCATGTACTACGGCGAAAATGGCGTAGTGTGCGGCTATAAAATGTTCCTGGACAAATGCCTGGAAGCCCTTCTGGAAACCGTGCAAAATCATTTCCCTCAGCACGACTAA